In Salinigranum marinum, one DNA window encodes the following:
- a CDS encoding DUF7542 family protein: MCPKRRPSRSNRARAPFVVSCPDCERSHAVDRPNEAVAFFRRHERLTGHAVEWERPALDVEGLRAAPTDRSLDAVISWLDEQYDDGVPLGVVTAVRSDQGVSMHETFEAIEARRLSGALYEPRDDHLQPV, translated from the coding sequence ATGTGTCCGAAACGCCGCCCGAGCCGCTCGAACCGAGCGCGCGCTCCCTTCGTCGTCTCCTGTCCCGACTGCGAGCGCTCCCACGCGGTCGACCGACCGAACGAGGCGGTCGCGTTCTTCCGCCGCCACGAGCGCCTCACGGGCCACGCAGTCGAGTGGGAACGCCCTGCTCTCGACGTCGAAGGCCTCCGTGCCGCCCCGACCGACCGGAGCCTCGACGCCGTCATCTCGTGGTTGGACGAACAGTACGACGACGGCGTGCCGCTCGGGGTCGTCACCGCAGTGCGGAGCGACCAGGGCGTCTCGATGCACGAGACGTTCGAGGCGATCGAAGCCCGGCGGCTGTCCGGGGCGCTGTACGAACCCCGCGACGACCACCTCCAGCCCGTTTGA
- a CDS encoding cupin domain-containing protein, which translates to MRSQSTPTAKYDLELGRLGAKLAVSADETEAAVAVVEHTLAPRSLAAPLHRHSREDEISYVLAGEMTVLAGDERSTVSAGEFAVKGRDTWHTFWNAGDDPLRFLEIIAPGEFAGLFAEVAELFPLDPTDEEKMAGYQAINERYGFEVDFESVPRLCEEYGLRM; encoded by the coding sequence ATGCGTTCACAAAGCACACCTACGGCGAAGTACGACCTCGAACTCGGCCGCCTCGGTGCGAAACTCGCGGTCTCGGCGGACGAAACCGAGGCCGCCGTCGCGGTCGTCGAGCACACGCTCGCCCCGCGTTCGCTCGCCGCGCCGTTGCACCGCCACAGCCGCGAGGACGAGATCTCCTACGTGCTGGCCGGTGAGATGACCGTCCTGGCCGGTGACGAACGCTCGACCGTCTCGGCGGGGGAGTTCGCAGTGAAAGGGCGGGACACCTGGCACACCTTCTGGAACGCCGGTGACGACCCGCTTCGGTTCCTCGAGATCATCGCGCCGGGCGAGTTCGCCGGCCTCTTTGCGGAGGTCGCCGAACTCTTTCCGCTGGACCCGACGGACGAAGAGAAGATGGCCGGCTATCAGGCGATCAACGAGCGCTACGGGTTCGAGGTCGACTTCGAGAGCGTCCCGCGACTGTGTGAGGAGTACGGACTCCGGATGTAG
- a CDS encoding TrmB family transcriptional regulator, translating into MSEDALRTHLVSFGLSEKEAEAYLAILRSGEATTNEVSAAAGVSQGYVYELAAELADRGLITVDEAASPTLLRARPPDEALGTFSERLDRLSDAIETLFRRSDVSEPSVEIVRSRATVRKRIARTVERARHEVVLTVPSTEFTHLREPLSAAIDRGVTIYLQLVAPLDQSSPSVDWERFGTLVKTWDATPPVTVVADEHRGVMGAHSLLSGRHGSAYALVFAQQDIAGGFFGNAISNFWPMGEVRYQTDPDPLPATYDHVRTAVTHASLHRAAGRTLLADVTVRAVGSDETTTYERVPVAEVRQNLVGEPTNEFPIENSFVFDTPDGRIATGGTDGGLQPFYEGYGAVSITLYDGSDTG; encoded by the coding sequence ATGTCTGAAGACGCGCTCCGCACTCATCTCGTGAGCTTCGGCCTCTCGGAGAAGGAGGCCGAGGCGTACCTCGCGATCCTCCGGTCGGGCGAGGCGACGACGAACGAGGTGTCGGCCGCGGCCGGTGTCTCACAGGGGTACGTCTACGAACTCGCGGCCGAACTCGCCGATCGGGGGTTGATCACCGTCGACGAGGCGGCCAGTCCGACGCTCCTCCGCGCTCGCCCACCCGACGAAGCGCTCGGAACGTTCAGCGAGCGACTTGACCGGCTGAGCGACGCGATCGAGACGCTGTTCCGACGGTCGGACGTGAGCGAACCCTCCGTCGAGATCGTCCGCTCCCGGGCGACGGTCCGCAAGCGCATCGCCCGGACCGTCGAACGGGCGCGCCACGAGGTGGTGCTGACGGTCCCGTCGACCGAGTTCACACACCTCCGAGAGCCGCTCTCGGCGGCCATCGATCGGGGTGTGACGATCTACCTCCAACTCGTCGCACCGCTCGACCAGTCGTCGCCGTCCGTCGACTGGGAGCGGTTCGGAACCCTGGTGAAGACGTGGGACGCGACGCCACCCGTCACCGTCGTCGCCGACGAGCACCGGGGTGTGATGGGCGCACACAGCCTCCTCTCGGGGCGGCACGGCTCGGCGTACGCACTGGTGTTCGCACAGCAGGACATCGCCGGGGGCTTCTTCGGCAACGCCATCAGCAACTTCTGGCCGATGGGCGAGGTTCGCTATCAGACCGACCCCGACCCGCTGCCGGCGACGTACGACCACGTCCGCACGGCCGTCACACACGCGTCCCTCCACCGGGCTGCCGGCCGTACTCTCCTCGCGGACGTCACGGTCCGGGCGGTCGGATCCGACGAGACCACGACGTACGAGCGCGTCCCCGTCGCCGAGGTCCGTCAGAACCTCGTCGGCGAACCCACGAACGAGTTCCCCATCGAGAACAGCTTCGTGTTCGACACGCCGGACGGACGCATCGCGACCGGCGGAACTGACGGGGGCCTCCAGCCGTTCTACGAAGGGTACGGGGCGGTGTCGATAACGCTGTACGACGGGTCCGACACTGGATAG
- a CDS encoding MFS transporter has translation METATQGEPARAADSRRRWTLAVFAFIALEGATRQVVGALIPTLRTSFGTPEWQLGLVAPAGTIGFLLLVAASGAVAGRVDTRRLLFFGIVGSGVGAFAMGLVPSFGVFLAALTLRGALSGVGRGGDRPLLSHLYPHHRGRLFGFYDMMWAVGATLGPLVVTAALWAENWRLAYYALGVSYLPVAALVWSLPSPSVDGGDDPLTRAGVYRIARKPAVLVMAAGILFSAGVEGGLFTWLTTYAQGRLSGSLVTVSLSVLLVAYVPGRFAAGSLSDRFGYLPLAFGLGVLCVLSTAYTFVLASGPFLLVGVFCVGLSLSGLYPTLLAYATESTPEHSAPVNAIGLVVASVGIAGVPAVMGFVIEGSGVAAAMRLLIVPLVGLIVVTAVAWRRLGTAA, from the coding sequence ATGGAGACGGCCACCCAGGGCGAACCGGCACGTGCAGCCGACAGCCGTCGACGGTGGACGCTGGCGGTGTTCGCGTTCATCGCACTCGAGGGGGCGACTCGGCAGGTAGTCGGGGCATTGATCCCCACGTTGCGGACGAGTTTCGGAACGCCGGAGTGGCAGTTGGGGCTCGTCGCGCCGGCGGGAACGATCGGTTTCTTGCTGCTCGTCGCCGCCTCCGGCGCGGTCGCCGGGCGGGTCGACACCCGCCGACTGTTGTTTTTCGGGATCGTCGGGAGCGGCGTCGGTGCCTTTGCGATGGGACTCGTCCCGTCGTTCGGGGTCTTCCTGGCCGCACTGACCCTCCGTGGAGCGCTCTCCGGCGTCGGCCGTGGCGGTGATCGACCGCTGTTGAGTCACCTCTACCCCCACCATCGCGGCCGCCTGTTCGGCTTCTACGACATGATGTGGGCCGTCGGGGCCACGCTCGGACCGCTCGTCGTCACGGCGGCGCTGTGGGCCGAGAACTGGCGACTGGCGTACTACGCGCTCGGCGTGTCTTACCTGCCCGTGGCCGCGCTCGTCTGGTCGCTCCCGAGTCCGTCCGTCGACGGCGGCGACGATCCCCTGACCCGTGCCGGGGTGTACCGGATCGCTCGAAAGCCGGCGGTGCTCGTGATGGCGGCAGGCATCCTGTTTTCGGCCGGAGTCGAGGGGGGACTGTTCACGTGGCTGACGACGTACGCACAGGGACGGCTCTCCGGATCGCTGGTGACGGTGTCGTTGAGCGTCCTGTTGGTCGCTTACGTTCCGGGGCGGTTCGCCGCGGGGTCGCTCTCCGACCGGTTCGGCTACCTCCCGTTGGCGTTCGGGTTAGGGGTGCTCTGTGTGCTCTCCACCGCGTACACGTTCGTCCTGGCGTCCGGGCCGTTCCTGCTGGTCGGGGTGTTCTGTGTCGGACTCTCGCTGTCCGGGCTGTATCCGACGCTGCTGGCGTACGCGACGGAGAGCACACCCGAACACAGTGCGCCGGTCAACGCGATCGGGTTGGTCGTCGCGTCGGTCGGTATCGCCGGCGTGCCCGCCGTGATGGGGTTCGTCATCGAGGGATCGGGCGTCGCCGCGGCGATGCGACTCCTGATCGTCCCCCTCGTCGGACTGATCGTCGTCACCGCTGTCGCGTGGAGACGCCTCGGAACGGCCGCGTAG
- a CDS encoding PQQ-binding-like beta-propeller repeat protein encodes MSGGKYIYLSAEVECVRRRNVLGLIGTGVAGTSGCLRLQGGENSTPDGSSTPAGSPTPDETPSDGTQPDDGSAEVTLTESWTGERGIDFIWTVEGVFYYNGYNYAAEASHGDGVRWSADTTHDGVDENLGADAFATDGRHMVFGYVPDPEGNEEQGGHFHAYDRGTGEEVWAASARSDGKHNYTIGATVIDDIAVLAVTDYGSMSQQEPLVWGVDIETGEERWRTDQSALPRSFISYLGSYDGEVYVGMMPGGVQVLAGDTGRVTDTHESWYIDKSWGESFGEIHGETLFAASEETLAAHPLGGNGLSWSTSGLGSVHTPPAVDNSLVVVGTEEGDVYAFERGSGETRWEASITNPVGAIETTGSHVWVGDTDIGLTAYDRETGSLVHRSTKSVNGDDIAVADDVLLLGGDTATAYTID; translated from the coding sequence GTGTCTGGCGGAAAGTATATTTATTTGTCTGCTGAAGTGGAATGTGTGAGAAGACGGAACGTTCTCGGGCTGATCGGTACGGGGGTCGCTGGGACCAGTGGCTGCCTCCGGTTGCAGGGCGGGGAGAATTCGACGCCGGACGGGTCGTCGACGCCGGCGGGGTCACCGACGCCAGATGAGACTCCGTCGGATGGAACTCAACCAGACGACGGATCCGCGGAGGTAACGCTGACCGAAAGTTGGACCGGCGAGAGGGGTATCGACTTTATCTGGACAGTCGAAGGGGTTTTTTATTACAACGGTTACAACTACGCCGCCGAGGCGTCACACGGTGACGGCGTCAGGTGGTCGGCCGACACGACGCACGACGGGGTAGATGAGAACCTGGGTGCCGATGCGTTTGCAACCGATGGTCGGCACATGGTTTTCGGGTACGTTCCGGACCCCGAAGGGAACGAAGAGCAAGGTGGTCACTTCCACGCATACGACAGAGGAACCGGTGAAGAAGTGTGGGCCGCGAGTGCGCGGTCGGATGGAAAGCACAACTACACGATCGGTGCTACAGTGATCGACGACATCGCCGTTCTCGCCGTCACGGACTACGGGTCGATGAGTCAGCAAGAACCGCTCGTATGGGGCGTCGATATCGAAACAGGCGAAGAGAGATGGCGGACCGACCAGTCGGCACTTCCGAGGTCGTTCATCAGCTATCTCGGCAGTTACGACGGTGAGGTTTACGTTGGGATGATGCCAGGCGGTGTGCAGGTGCTCGCAGGCGACACGGGCAGGGTGACTGACACACACGAATCGTGGTATATAGACAAATCCTGGGGCGAATCGTTCGGGGAGATACACGGAGAGACACTGTTTGCGGCCTCCGAAGAAACGCTCGCCGCGCATCCACTCGGAGGGAACGGTCTCTCGTGGTCGACATCCGGGCTCGGTAGCGTGCACACGCCCCCCGCAGTCGACAATTCGCTGGTCGTCGTTGGCACCGAGGAGGGCGATGTGTACGCGTTCGAGCGTGGCTCCGGTGAGACGCGGTGGGAAGCCAGCATCACCAACCCCGTGGGGGCGATCGAAACGACGGGATCACACGTCTGGGTCGGGGATACGGATATCGGGCTGACGGCCTACGACCGAGAGACCGGTTCGCTGGTACACCGGTCGACGAAAT